The Prosthecobacter fusiformis sequence AGCCCAAGCTCGAGTGAAAAGACATTCATCGTCCCTACGGGCAGCACGCCCAACGCGGTATGCGGCTCCCCTGGGGCACGCCCGGCATTCACCCGGCAGATGCCTTGGAGAATCTCATTCATCGTACCATCCCCGCCAGCAGCCACGATCAGCGGATGCCCTTCACGCGCCAGCTTTTCGGCAATCTCCGTGGCCTGTCCTGGATACTCGGTCAGGACCAGCTCTGGCTCGGGTGATAATGCACGCAGGGCCTTCTCACGTGCCGCCGCCTGCGTACTGCGGGCAGCGGGATTTAGAATAACGGGGATTCTCGCAGGCATGGGGGCTGTGCTTATCCCCCAAAACGGCCTGGATCACAAGCAACAGTTGCCAACGTAAAGTCGGCCTCTTCAGGCATACTTTGCCAGCAGCTCGCCCGCCTTGGAAGGCTCCACTTTCTCAAAGAAATCATCCTCCACCATGCACACGGGGCCGAAGCCGCAGCTAGCCAAGCATTCAGCAAATTCGATGCTGTATTTGCCATCTTCACTCACGGCGATGGGGTGATGATGGTCGCAATGGCTGCGGTCAATCTTCGCCTCTTTGCAGAGAGAATCCATCAGCTCATAGCTGCCTGTCATCGCACAGGAAAGCGTGCGGCAGACACGGATGTGATACTTCCCGGGAGCGCTCTGGCGGAAGCCTGGATAAAAGGTCACCACCTCCAGCACCTGGATCGG is a genomic window containing:
- a CDS encoding complex I 24 kDa subunit family protein; protein product: MAFAVPAELESKMDEVITHYPVSKRSAVLPLLHLMQEHYRYISDDIVTWVAAKLGLEPIQVLEVVTFYPGFRQSAPGKYHIRVCRTLSCAMTGSYELMDSLCKEAKIDRSHCDHHHPIAVSEDGKYSIEFAECLASCGFGPVCMVEDDFFEKVEPSKAGELLAKYA